A genomic window from Flavobacterium phycosphaerae includes:
- a CDS encoding DUF3575 domain-containing protein, giving the protein MKKLFSLLLLFSLLSQAQQNSVIAGKKNEFRVDILSAIVSAKASLSYERFFDGDFSTGFNVNFSNSSKLNDDFDNGYRNNVPKFEFNPYVRYALSKSKSRYYFAEIFGSYNGGDYKEIIRLEDTNGIGYYTTQKTKYTDFALGGSLGYKMYFKDSIALEFLVGFGSNLTNKAKSPDVISRVGLNLGYRF; this is encoded by the coding sequence ATGAAAAAACTATTCAGCCTATTGCTGCTGTTTTCGTTGCTGTCGCAAGCCCAACAAAACTCAGTTATTGCCGGTAAAAAGAATGAATTTCGCGTAGATATACTGTCGGCTATTGTTTCGGCTAAAGCCAGTTTGAGCTATGAACGTTTCTTTGATGGAGATTTTTCTACCGGATTTAATGTGAATTTTTCCAACAGCAGTAAACTCAATGACGACTTTGACAACGGGTACCGAAATAACGTTCCTAAGTTTGAATTCAACCCGTATGTGCGTTATGCCCTTTCCAAAAGTAAATCGAGATATTATTTTGCCGAAATTTTTGGTTCCTATAACGGAGGAGATTATAAAGAAATCATTCGTTTAGAAGACACAAACGGTATTGGATATTATACCACTCAAAAAACGAAATACACCGATTTTGCTTTGGGTGGAAGTTTAGGATACAAAATGTATTTTAAAGACAGTATTGCGCTTGAATTTTTAGTCGGATTTGGCTCCAACCTTACCAATAAAGCTAAAAGTCCGGATGTAATTTCAAGAGTAGGTCTTAATTTAGGGTACCGATTTTAA